AAAGAATGCGCATCACTTGCATTAAAGACCGGTTTCTTCTGTGCTTCGCCCTCGTTGTATCGCTCAGTATTAAGAAAGTACTCTGTACTGTCGCCCCCACCAAAAAACCCGTGAACGGCTTTATCAATTTCCTCAGCGATACTAACTTTTCGCGGTGAGCCAGTATCTTTAGATTTCATCCCGTCGTTTTTCGCGGGAAATATAAGCAGGTACGGTTCTGCTTTACCAAATGTCCTTTTGAGTGCTTCATGGACTTCCTTAAGACTCACTGTCGCTTGTTCAAAATCTGTTTTTGTGGAAAGGTCAGCACATGAAATTTCTACACCATTGGCATCGTTAATATGTGTCTTCAAATTTTGAAGAAATAGGTGGATTTTCTCTTTTGAGCAAACATCCAAATTGTTATCGAAAATGATATGCAAATCTGGGCTATTTCCGCTCTTTCCTATAGCGGCAGAAAGACGGAGCTCTATGTTAAGGAAAAAAACCTTTTTCCCTTCAGAGAAGCGCTTTTGGTACTTTTCAACAGCAAGAAAGTAATTTTCGCAACTAAAGTAGTCGGTCAAACCGAAGACCTCAACGCAAGATTTTTCAAGCTGGTCTAAGTATGTGTCCCATACATCTTGGTCATCGACCTTATATGCATCAGACAACTTTGTCCCTGGCGTATGGATATGAAGGTCCCAACGACGCCAAACTGAACCTCTCTTAGATGTAAATGTCATTTTTGTTAGGCTACTTTATAAAACTTCTAGTTGAGTAGAGTGTATTGGTCTTCCAAGGTTTTGCAATCCTTTGACAAGACATCATGTTCCCATAAACTATACTTTGTAGGACAAGGGCTGGATGCCGGTTTCATCGGTCCCAAAACTCGTCCCATATTGTTTTCCCATAACTTCTAAGATATTTTGAACCCATGAAAGTAGGATATGCACGTGTGTCGTCGGTCGGGCAGAGCCTAGACACACAAATTGACAAGCTTACGGCCTTCGGCTGTGAAAAGGTCTTCAGGGAGAAGCGCTCGGGGGCAACACGCGACAAACGTGAGGCCGTGAACGCTGCACTCGAGTTCTGTAGGGAAGGGGACGTGCTGGTCATCACCAAGCTCGACCGCCTTGCCCGCTCTATGTCTGATCTTCAGGATGTCAGCAAAACCCTCGACCGTAAGGGGGTTGATTTCATCGTGCTCGATCAGAGCATAGACACGACAACGCCTGCCGGTCGCCTTACCTTCCATCTGCTCGGAGCGGTGGCTGAGTTTGAGCGAGACCTGATAGCAGAGCGCCGCAACGAAGGTATCGAGAAGGCCAAGCAGCGGGGCGTGAAGTTCGGTCGCCGTGAAAAGTTGACGGATGCCCAGGTTGAGGAGCTCCGCACAGCTTATGCGGCAGGGGAGACGCGCCAAGAGCTCATGAAGCGCTTTGGTATATCGAAGAGCACCTTCTACCGATTGTGTTCGGTTGGGGCTGCATAACAGCGCCACCCCTCACATTGACAAGCTATGTATAATTCATATATTTCAATGCGTTGACAGAATGAACAGGGCGCTGCAAAGCTTGTTCCCAAAAAAATCGCAACCATCTTGGCCTAGGGAAATCTAGTTGTGAGTTTCAATGCCCGCAGGATAGTCTGCGGATCAGTAATGATAGGCACCAACCCTTTCATAAGGTAGTGTACTGTTATGTTTGAATTTTTATTGGATTAAGAAAATATAATATGAAAGCAACCGAAGCGAAACTTCTCGCATTCCTGAAAAAATCGCCGCAGTTCGTGATCCCTATTTATCAGCGGACATACTCTTGGACGGAGAAAGAGTGTCGCCAACTGTGGGATGACATCATCCGCTCAGGGAAAAACGATTCAGTTTCAGTGCACTTTATCGGCTCAATCGTTTATATTGAGGAAGGGCTTTCCAACAACACTGTTCAGTCACCGCAGCTAGTTATTGACGGGCAGCAAAGATTGACAACTGTGACCCTACTGATTGCCGCCTTAGCAAAGGCTCTTGGCGATGATGATGAGCCGGTGGAAGGCTTCTCTGCAAGAAAACTGCGTAACTATTATTTGCTGAACCCCGAAGAGACAGGGGAGAGGCACTATAAGCTTTTGTTGTCACAAACTGACAAGACTAGTCTAACAGCCATCATCGCAGGAAACGAACCACCCGAAAATCATTCCCTTCGCGTGACACAAAATTTCAAGCTATTCGAAGAGCTTATTGCGAGTTGCAAGGATGGTTTAAGAGCTATTTGCAATGGCCTTGCCAAACTGGTGGTTGTAGATATCGCGCTCAATCGCGATCAAGATAATCCACAACTGATTTTCGAAAGTATGAACTCGACAGGTCGCGAGCTGAGTCAAGCCGACCTAATCAGAAATTTCATTCTGATGGGGCTAGAGCCTGTGTTGCAAACAAGGCTTTACGAACAGTTCTGGAGGCCAATGGAAGTGGCTTTCGGCCAGGAAGCCTACAACACTCATTTTGATGCCTTTATGCGTCATTATCTGACTGTGAAAACAGGTGAAATCCCGCGTCTTGATGAAGTCTACGAAGCGTTCAAGCAACACGCACGTTCCATCGGTGCGATCGATGCTGGGGTTGAACCATTGGTTAAAGAAATTCGCGACTATGCGCGATATTTCTGTGCGATGGCGTTGGGAGCTGAGCTAGACCCAAACCTAAAACTCGCGTTCCATGACCTGCGTGAACTCAAGGTCGATGTGGCCTATCCTTTCCTGCTGGAGCTCTACAACGATTACGCGAATGACGTTTTAAACAAGACCGACTTCGCCGAAGCCATCAGGCTTGTTGAGGCGTATGTATTCCGCCGCGCTATCTGCGCTATCCCCACAAACTCGATGAACAAGACGTTTGCGACCTTCACCAAGGTGCTCAAAAAAGATCGCTACCTTGAAAGTATAAAGGCGCACTTCCTAACGATGCCGTCCTATCGTCGCTTCCCCAAGGATGAAGAATTTGAGCGGGATATTCAAACCCGCGATCTCTACAATTTCCGCAGCCGATCTTATTGGTTGCGTCGATTTGAGAACTTTGGTCGTAAGGAACGAGTGTCGGTGGATGAATACACCATCGAGCATATAATGCCTCAGAACGAAGACCTTTCTTCCGCATGGCAAACAGCTCTGGGTTCAGATTGGGAACGGGTGCATGAAACTTGGCTTCATACCCTCGGAAACCTCACCTTGACCGGATATAATTCTGAATACAGCGACAAACCTTTTACGTCTAAGCGTGACATGAAGGGCGGCTTCAAGGAAAGCCCGTTAAAGGTGAATGCGGGGCTAGGGTTGCTGGAGCAATGGGATGAAACAGCCATCAAGACTCGCGCTAACCAGCTTGCTGAAACTGCGCTGGACGTTTGGCCTGCGCCTGAACTTTCTGCTGAAATTCTTATTGCCTACCGTCCAAAGATAGTTAGCAAAGACAGCTATGCTATTGAGGATCACCCTCACTTAGTTTCGGGCCCAATACACGACTTGTTCATGGCATTCAGAAAAGAGGTTACCGCCCTTGACCCGTGCGTGACCGAGGAGTTTCTGAAGCTGTATGTCGCTTACAAAGCTGAAACGAATTTTGTCGATGTCGTTCCACAAGCTAAACAGCTTCGTATATCTTTGAATATGCGTTTTGCCGATATCAGCGATCCAAGAGGTATCTGCCAAGATGTCTCGGGATTAGGACGCTGGGGCAATGGCGACGTGGAGGTTCGTATGAGCAA
The Sulfitobacter sp. S223 genome window above contains:
- a CDS encoding recombinase family protein, which encodes MKVGYARVSSVGQSLDTQIDKLTAFGCEKVFREKRSGATRDKREAVNAALEFCREGDVLVITKLDRLARSMSDLQDVSKTLDRKGVDFIVLDQSIDTTTPAGRLTFHLLGAVAEFERDLIAERRNEGIEKAKQRGVKFGRREKLTDAQVEELRTAYAAGETRQELMKRFGISKSTFYRLCSVGAA
- a CDS encoding DUF262 and DUF1524 domain-containing protein translates to MKATEAKLLAFLKKSPQFVIPIYQRTYSWTEKECRQLWDDIIRSGKNDSVSVHFIGSIVYIEEGLSNNTVQSPQLVIDGQQRLTTVTLLIAALAKALGDDDEPVEGFSARKLRNYYLLNPEETGERHYKLLLSQTDKTSLTAIIAGNEPPENHSLRVTQNFKLFEELIASCKDGLRAICNGLAKLVVVDIALNRDQDNPQLIFESMNSTGRELSQADLIRNFILMGLEPVLQTRLYEQFWRPMEVAFGQEAYNTHFDAFMRHYLTVKTGEIPRLDEVYEAFKQHARSIGAIDAGVEPLVKEIRDYARYFCAMALGAELDPNLKLAFHDLRELKVDVAYPFLLELYNDYANDVLNKTDFAEAIRLVEAYVFRRAICAIPTNSMNKTFATFTKVLKKDRYLESIKAHFLTMPSYRRFPKDEEFERDIQTRDLYNFRSRSYWLRRFENFGRKERVSVDEYTIEHIMPQNEDLSSAWQTALGSDWERVHETWLHTLGNLTLTGYNSEYSDKPFTSKRDMKGGFKESPLKVNAGLGLLEQWDETAIKTRANQLAETALDVWPAPELSAEILIAYRPKIVSKDSYAIEDHPHLVSGPIHDLFMAFRKEVTALDPCVTEEFLKLYVAYKAETNFVDVVPQAKQLRISLNMRFADISDPRGICQDVSGLGRWGNGDVEVRMSKHEEIPYVIGLVRQSLERQLGSEDAA